A region of the Pseudomonas silesiensis genome:
AGCGAGCTTGCTCGCGATGCACCTGAGAACGCCACTGGGTGTCAGGCTACCCGCGTTATCGTTGACGACCATCGCGAGCAAGCTCGCTCCTACAGGGTCTGGCGGTGGATTGAATCAATTCGCCACCCGCACCACCCCCATATCAATCCCCAGATGCACCAGCTCGGCATGGGAACTGACCTGCAACTTGCTCTTGAGCAACGTCAGGTGATTGGAAACAGTCTTGCTGCTGATGCTCAACTGCTCGGCAATCACCCGCGCTGGCGTCCCCTTGGCGAGCATCACGAAAATCTCCAGCTCGCGCTGGGTCATGCTCTGCAACCGCGGATCGCTGGCGTCCTGTTGCGGATGGCACGCCAGTTGGGTGGCCAGCGGCTGTTCGATATAGGCATGCCCCGCCAGGATCCGTCGCACAGCTTCAATCAGCACCTGCGGCGCCGAGCTTTTGGTCAGGTAACCCGACGCCCCTGCATCCAGTGCCTGGCGCACCAGCGGCAACTCATCGTGCATGCTGAAAAACAGCACCCGCAATTGCGGCAGGCGCTGGCGCAGCCGGCGGGTCGTTTCCAGGCCACTGATCCCCGGCAGGCCAAAATCCATGATCACCAGGTTCGGCACAGCTTCTTGAACCCGCGCCAACGCCTCTTCCCCCGTGGCCGCCTCACGGACTTCCATCGCCGGCAGCAGCGCCCGCAACAGACTGGCATAGCCCTGGCGGACCACCGCATGGTCATCGACCAGCAAAATATTCATGACGCCTCCAAAGGCATGCTCAAGGCCAGTGCCCAACCGGCACCGGGATGGCTGATGATTCGCAACTCGCCGCCCAGGCTGCGGGCGCGTTCGAACATCGAATACAACCCGACGCCGGGCCGCTGTGGCTGTTGTGCGCCGCGACCGTTGTCGCGAATCAGCAAGCGCAGATGCCCGCCGCGATAGTGCAGGCGCACCCTCACTGCGCTTGCACCGGCATGCCGGGCGACGTTGGTCAAAGCCTCCTGCAACAGGCGGTAGAGATGGGTTTTGTCCGGCCCGGACAGCGGCGGCAAGTGTGGGCTGACTCGAAGCTGGCAATCGATGCCCTGCCGGTCCTGCCATTGTTCCACCAGCAATCCGAACGCTTCCGCCAGCGGCAGGTGCTGCAACACCACCGGGTAGAGATCGTGCACCAACGCCCGAAAGCCGTGTTGCAGATGCTCGCAGTTGTGCTCGAGCTCGCGCGCGGTGCGTTCTACCGCCACCGGTTGATCCGCCACCAGCCGCAACAGACAGGCCTGGGCGCGAATGCCGGCCAGGTACTGACCGAGGTCATCGTGCAGGGTTTGCGCCAGATGAGTGCGTTCCTGCTCCTGCACCGCCAGCAAGGTCCGGGTCAGCCGGGTGTTATCGCCACGCGCCTGTTCCAACGCTTGGGTCATGTGATTGAAATGCAGCGCCAGTTGCCGCGCCTCCGGCATGCCTTCGGTGCGCAGCCGCACGTTCAGTTGGCCTCCGGACACCTGCTGCAACGCCCGCAGCAAGTCATCAAGCAGCCCCATGCCCCGGCGCACGGCCCAGCGGATGGTCAACAGGCTCAACAATAACGCCAGGCCACACAGGCTCAACAACTGTTGCAGCGAGTCCCAGACCTCATCGATTTCATCCCGCGGATCGACCGCGATCTGTACCCGCCGCCCATCCTGCAAATCCAGCACCCGCGCACTGTGCGGGGTTTGGGCGAATAACAGCCGCCCGAGCCAGGCATCCAGCCCGTCCCGGACCGGCAGCCGCGCCACCTCGCCCGGCTCCAGCCAGCTCACCCGCACATGACGCAAGCTGCCGGTCAGCCGTGGCTGCAGGCTGGCGGGATTGCGCTCGGCGGTTTCGCTCAAGTACTCCACCACCGCTTCGGCCGATTGCAGCTCGCGCTCCACGTCCGCCAGCGCCTGGTGCACCAGCAAGCCCATGCACGCCAGGGTCACCAGGGCAAAAAATCCGCACACCCACAGGTTGATCCGCCACAGGGCCGACACGGTCAGCGACCCGGGGTCGCGGGCATCACCGGCAACAGTGCCGGGCGCGGGCCGTGAAGCTTGTCGACTCCGATCAGGGTCAGGATCAGCAGCAACGGCAGGAGCAACGCCTTGAGAATACGCATGGTCAAACTCCTCCTGAGTGATGGCCGTATTGCCCATGCTAAAACCGCGCCGGCCGGAGCGAGTTACTACCTTGGTACTGGCTGACTGGTACTTTCTGCATATTTCATCCCTGTCCAAGGGTTCCTATGCTGGCGCTACCTGTAAAGGAGTGCCTTATGCGCCAGCTTGCCCCTTACGCCCTGATCTACCTGCTGGCGATTGCCTGCGCTGCCGGGCTGGCCACCCAAAGTCAGGCCGCGGACCCGCCGTTACAGGTGCAGATCGGTTACCTGGGCTATCGCCCCGACCCGGGCCCGCTGTTGTCGAACGTCATTCCCGAGCCGGTCGATGCCGGGTTGCGTGGCGCCGAGCTGGCGATTACCGACAGCAACAGCACCGGGCGTTTTCTCAACCACAGCTACCGCCTGAGCAGCGCCAGCGCCGACAGTCCCGAAGCCCTGCTCGACGAGGCCAAAGCCCAGCACGAGCAAGGCCTGCGCCTGTTCGTGGTGAATGCACCGGCTGCGAGCCTGCGCCAACTCAGTGCCGCCCTGCCCGACAGCCTGTTGTTCAACGCCGGCAGCCCCGACGACAGCCTGCGCACCACCGACTGCCTGCCGAACGTGCTGCACAGCCTGCCAAGCCGCGCGATGCTGGCCGATGCGCTGGCGCAATTTCTGGTGGTGCGCAAATGGCAACGGGCGTTGCTGATCGTTGGCCCGACCCCGGACGATCAAGCCTATGCTGCCGCCCTGCGGCGCGCCGCCAAACGTTTCGGCCTCAAACTGGTGGCGGAAAAAGCCTGGAGCTTCGACAACGACCAACGCCGCAGCGCCCAGGCCGACATGCCGCTGTTCACCCAGACCGCCGAGTACGACGTGGTGCTGGTGGCCGATGAACGCGGCGACTTCGGCGAATACGTGCCCTACCAGACCTGGTACCCGCGGCCGGTTGCCGGCACCCAGGGACTGACCCCGGTGGGCTGGCACAAGACCGTGGAAACCTACGGCGCCGCGCAGTTGCAGAAACGTTTCGAAGCCCTGGCCGGACGCTGGATGAACGACCGCGATTTCGCCGCCTGGATCGCCGTGCGCAGCATCGCCAGCGCGGTGAGCAAATTGCGCCAGGTCGATCCGGTGGCGATCCGTACGCTTGAGACCGGCGATCAATTGCCGCTGGACGGCTTCAAGGGGCGCAAGCTCAGTTATCGCCCATGGAACGGCCAGTTGCGCCAGCCGATCCCCATCGTGCAACCCCGGGCGCTGGTCAGCACCTCGCCGCAAGACGGTTTCCTGCACCCCTTCAACGAAATGGACAGCCTTGGGTATGACAAGCCCGAGGTCAGCTGCCGCTTTCCCTGACCCTCCAATCACAACAACAATAAGGAATCCGCCATGCGCCGCACCCTGCTTTGCCGCTCCCTGCTTACTGGGGCCCTGCTGCTCGCCGCCGGGCACGCCGGCGCCACTACCGCCTGGGTTTCCAACGAAAAAGACAACAGCCTGAGCCTGATCGACCTGCAGACCCTGCAAGTCACCGACACCCTGGCCGTCGGCCAGCGTCCGCGTGGTTTGCTGCTGTCCCACGACAACAAGCTGCTGTACATCTGCGCCAGCGACTCGGATCGGGTCCAGGTGATGGACGTCGCCACGCGCAAGATCATCAAGGAGCTGCCCTCAGGCAAAGACCCCGAGCAGTTCGCCCTGCACCCGAACAATCGCTGGCTGTATGTCTCCAACGAAGATGACGCGCTGGTGACGGTGATCGACACCGAAACCTCCAAGGTGCTGAGCCAGATCAGCGTCGGCGTCGAACCCGAAGGCATGGCCGTCAGCCCCGACGGCAAGTGGGCGGTGAACACCAGCGAAACCACCAACATGCTGCACTGGATCGACACCGCCACCCAGACCCTGGCGGACAGCACCCTGGTGGATCAGCGGCCGCGCTTCGTCGAGTTCACGCCCGATGGCTCCAGGCTCTGGGCCTCGGCGGAGATCGGCGGCACGGTGACGATTCTCGACGTCGCCAGCCGCCAGGTCCTCAAGACCCTGACCTTCCAGATCAAGGGCGTGCACCCGGATAAAGTCCAGCCGGTGGGCATCAAGCTCAGCGCCGACGGCAAGTACGGATTCGTCGCCCTTGGCCCGGCCAACCATGTGGCGGTGATCGATGCCAAGACCTTCGAGATTCTTGATTATCTGTTGGTCGGGCGTCGGGTCTGGCAGATGGCGTTTACCCCGGATCAGAAGCAACTGCTGGCCACCAATGGCGTCAGCGGCGATGTGTCGGTGATCGATATCGACAGCCTCAAGGTGGTCAAATCGGTCAAGGTCGGCCGTTATCCGTGGGGTGTGGTGGTGACGCCATGAACGCCCTGGACGTCAGCGACCTGAGTTTTGCCTATGGCGCGCGGGAGGCGTTGCGCCAAGTCAGTTTCAGCCTGGCACCCGGGCGATTTGCGGCGCTGCTGGGACCCAACGGCGCGGGCAAATCAACGCTGATCGCCCTGCTCACCCGGCTCTATGAGGTGCAGCGTGGCGACATCCGGGTCGGCGGTTGTTCCTTGCGCGACGCGCCGCGCCCGGCACTCAAGCAATTGGGCGTAGTGTTCCAGCAAAGCACCCTCGACCTGGACCTCAGCGTCGAGCAGAACCTGCGTTATCACGCCGCGCTGCATGGGATGTCGCGGCGTCAGACCGGCCTGCGGGTCGACGCCGAACTGGCCCGGCAGACCCTGACCGAACGCCGTCGCGAGCGGGTGCGCGAGCTCAATGGCGGCCATCGGCGCCGGGTGGAAATCGCCCGGGCCTTGCTGCATGAACCGCGCCTGCTGCTGCTCGACGAAGCCAGCGTCGGCCTCGACCCGGCCAGTCGCCTGGCGCTCAACCAGCACATCCGCAGCCTGTGCCGCGAGCAGCACCTCAGCGTGCTCTGGACCACCCATTTGCTCGATGAAGTGCACGCCAGCGACGACTTGCTGATTCTCCATCAGGGCCGGCTGGTGGCCAGCGGACAGGCTGATGCCCTGAGCCTGGAACATGGTGGCGACCTTGGGTCGGCTTTCGCTCGCCTGACGACCACTGGAGTCGCCCCATGAATGCTTACTGGCAGTGTTTCAGCGGCATCGTATTGCGCGAGTGGCTGCGTTTTGTATTGCAGCGCACCCGATTCCTCAGCGCACTGGTGCGGCCGCTGCTGTGGCTACTGGTGTTCGCCGCCGGCTTTCGCGCGGCACTCGGGATCGCGATCATCGCGCCTTACGACACCTACATTCCCTATGAGGTCTACATCGTCCCTGGGCTGGCCTGCATGATCCTGCTGTTCAATGGCATGCAAGGGTCACTTTCGATGGTTTACGACCGGGAAATGGGCAGCATGCGCGTACTGCTGACCAGCCCCCTGCCCCGGACCTTCCTGCTGTGCAGCAAGCTGCTGGCCACTGCGTTGATTTCGCTGTTGCAGGTGTATGCCTTTCTGGCGATCGCCTGGGTGTACGGCGTGCAGCCACCGGCCATGGGTTTGCTGATGGCGCTGCCGGCGCTGTTGCTGGTGGCGTTGATGCTCAGCGCGCTGGGTTTGCTGCTGTCCAACGCTATTCGCCAGCTGGAGAACTTTGCCGGGGTGATGAACTTCGTGATCTTCCCGCTGTTTTTCCTGTCGTCGGCGCTGTATCCGCTGTGGAAGATGCGCGATTCCAGCGAGTGGTTGTACTGGTTGTGCGCGTTGAACCCTTTCAGCCATGCGGTGGAGCTGGTGCGGTTTGCCTTGTACGAGCGCTTCAATCCATTGGCGCTGGCGGTATGCGTGGGGCTGACGCTGGTGTTCGCCCTGCTCGCCGTCCTCACCTTCAACCCGCAACACGCCGCCCTGCGCAAATCCACCTGACACCACAAATGCCCCCTGTGGGAGCGGGCTTGCTCGCGAAGGCTGCTTCTCATTCAACATTTACGTTGGCTGATACACCGCCTTCGCGAGCAAGCCCGCTCCCACATTTGGCCATCGCCGACTTCAGGATTGGTGCATGCAGCAGGTAAATTTACTACTTTAGTACTGCTTCACCTGTCCATCGTCGCATTCCATTCGCACCGCCACTGGCATGTAATAGGTTCATAACTATAAGGATCGAACCCCATGCCGCGTGCCCGACCCTGTCTGCTACGCCCTTCTCTCGCTGCGCTGTCGCTGAGCCTGTTGCTGGGCGTCGCCCAGGCCGACACGCCGCTGTTTTCAGCCGACGGCTATCGCATCGGTCTCTACCGCAGCCCGACCCCGAATCAACTGCAGGGTGGGGCCATCATCGACACGCCCGCCCTGCAAACCCTGCTCAGCCAAACGCCGCGCCCGCTGCTGATCGACGTCTACCGGCGCCAATGGCTGCACGGCCGTTTCATCGAAGATCAGCCCCACGAGAACCTGCCCGGCAGCCATTGGCTGGCCAATACCGGTGACGGTGATCTGCCACCCGCCTGGCAGGACTATTTTGCGCGTAACCTGAACACATTGACCGCCGGTGACCTGGCGCGACCGCTGGTCTTCTACTGCCGCTCCGATTGCTGGCTGAGCTGGAACGCGGTCAAGCGTGCCGCCGCCATGGGCTATAAGACACTGTATTGGTACCGCGACGGCCTGGATGCCTGGCAAGCGGCGAATCTGCCCGTGACCCCGGCCCAACCCGAGCCCTTTCCCTGATCTTTACGCTTGCGCGTTATTGCCACACCATAATCAAAATAATGAGGTGAAAGGCCATGTACAAAATCCTGATTGCCGACGATCACCCGCTGTTTCGCGAAGCCATTCATAACGTCGTCAGCGATGGTTTTCCGGGCAGCGAGGTGATGGAAACCGCCGACCTCGACAGCGCCCTGGCCCTGACCCTGGAGCATGACGACCTGGACCTGATCCTGCTCGACCTGAACATGCCCGGCATGCACGGGCTCAACGGCCTGATCAACCTGCGCAACGAGGCGCCGACCATTCCGGTGGTGATCGTCTCCGCCGAACAGGACAAACAGATCGTGCTGCAGGCCATCACTTACGGCGCGGTGGGATTCATTACCAAATCCTCGCCACGGGCGCAGATGACCGAGGCCATCCAGCAGATCCTCAACGGCAACGTCTACTTGCCGCCGGACATCATCCGCACGCAGAAAAGCGGCACCCATCGCCGGATGAACGATAACCCGAGCTTTCCGCCTGAACTGCTCCAGGCCCTGACCCGCAAGCAGTTGCTGGTGCTGGAACGCATGACCAAGGGCGAGTCGAACAAACAGATCGCCTACACCCTGGAAATCGCCGAAACCACGGTCAAGGCCCATGTCTCGGCGATTCTGCGCAAACTCAATGTGCATAATCGGGTGCAGGCAATTTTGAGTGCCGGGGATATTGATTTCGGGTCTTATCTGCGGCGCTGAACATTGGGGCAACCAGAAGACCGAGTCGGCCCTTTCGCGAGCAAGCCCGCTCCCACATGAGATCTCCAGTGAACACAAATTTTGTGACCACCCGAGATTAAATGTGGGAGCGGGCTTGCTCGCGAAGAGGCCCGCACAGACACCACAAGCCTCAAGGCCTGCCGAGCAAATGACTCATCGCCGTCTTGAGCTTCATCGGCCGCACCGGCTTGTGCATCAATGTGTGCCCCAGTTCACGGATCTGCTGCTTGAGTTCGTTGCTGTAGTTGGCGGTGATCATCATCGCCGGAATCGCTGAACCACGCCGGACGTTGATTCGGGCCACGGCATCGACGCCGTTCTTGTCATCATCCAGGTGATAGTCGGCAATCAGCAAATCCGCTTCGGCGTGATAGTTGTCCACCTGGCGCGCCAGATCCTGCTCCGACAGCGCCGTCACCACCAGGCAACCCCAGCCTTCCAGCAACGTGCGCATGCCGGCGCAAATGGCCGCGTCGTTGTCCAGCACCCACACCCGCGCCCCGCGCAGACGCTCCAGCATCGGCTCGCTCATCAGCAGGCTCGGCAGCGCCTTGGGGGCCGTGGCGCTCAACGGCACCTCGACCGAGAACATCGAGCCCTTGCCCGGCCACGAACGCACGTGAATCCGGTGCCCGAGAATCCCGGCAATCTTTTCGACAATCGCCAGCCCCAGCCCCAAACCACGGTCCTGGTCGGGACGCTGCACATCGCCGCGCTTGAACTCCTGGAAAATCTCTTCCAGGCGGTTTTCAGCAATGCCCATGCCGCTGTCCCACACCTGGATCGACAGCCGCTGGTGATGACGCCGGCAACCGAGCACCACCCGCCCACTGTAGGTGTAGCGAATGGCATTGCTCAGCAGATTGCGCAGGATCCGCGCCAGCAGTTGAATGTCGCTGCGCACCAACGCCGAACACCCGATGAAATGCAGTTCCAGACCTTCGCTGCGGGCGACCTGGGTGTATTCCGCCGCGAGGTTTTCCAGCAGCTCGCTCAGGGCGAACGGTGCAATGTCGGCCTTGATCACCCCGGCATCGAGCTTGGAAATATCCACCAGGGTACCCAGCAGGTTTTCCACGTCTTCCAGGGAATTGCTGACATTGCGCACCAGCACCGCGTTGGCCACCGGTTCGCGGCGCTCCAGCAGCGCACTGGTGAACAGCCGTGCGGCATTCAAAGGTTGCAACAGGTCGTGGCTGACGGCGGCCAGAAACTTGGTCTTCGACAGGTTGGCCTGTTCGGCTTCGAGCTTGGCCTCGCGCAGGCGTGACTCCACCCGCCGACGCTCGTCGATTTCCCGCAGCAACTGATCATTGAGGGTAGTCAATTCCGCCGTGCGTTCGCGCACCCGCAGTTCCAGATTCTGATAAGCCTGGTGCAAGGCTTCGGCGGTGCGCCGGCGTTCGGTGATGTCGCGGATCAGCACGAAGATCCCCACCACTTCGCCGCTGGCCAGGCGATTGGGCACGTAGGAGCGCAGCATGTAGCGCTCCTGATTATTGATGTTGATCTCGGCAAATTCGAAGGTCACGCTCTCACCGGCCAGCGCCCGGGCCACATAGGCTTCCAGGCGCTGGTAATGCTGCTCGCTGTGCACTTCGCGCAGGCTCTGCCCGAGCATCACGCCCCGGGGCCAGCAATACCATTCTTCGTAGACCTTGTTGGTGAACTCATACACCAGATCGGCATTGAGGTAAGCGATCAGCGCCGGCACATGGTCGGTGATCAGGCGAATCCAGCGCTCGCTTTCGCTGAGGGCTTCGGCATGCTGGTAGCGCTCGGTGATGTCGGTGAAGGTGTTGACGAAGCCACCGGTGGGCAACGGATGGGTGCGGATTTCCAGGACCCGGCCATCATAAAGGCGCTGCTCGCATTCCTGTACCGGGCGCCCGTTGCCATCGCGACTGGCCGGGGTCAGCAGGTTCAGCTCGCTGTCGGCAATCACTTCGGTGAACGGCCGATGAGCCGCCACCGGGGCCAGGCCGCTCAGCTCGAGAAAACGCCGGTTCCACAGCTCCAGGATGCCTTCGGCGTTGACCATGGCCACGCCCTGGGACAGGTTGTCGACCGCCCGTTGCAGCAGATGGGATTTCTGCGCCACGGCTTGTTCGCGGCGCACGGTCTCGCTGAGTTTGACGTCGGTGATGTCGGTGAACAGAATCACCCGCCCGCCTTCCTGGGTCGGCCGTTCGCTGACTTGCAGCCAACGGCCGTCCTGCAGGCGATAGAGCAGGTTTTCATCGGCATGGCCCCGGGGTTCTTCGGTGAACAGCCCGGTGACACTCATCAGCCGCTTGACCTCGGCCAGACGCATGCCGGCGTTGATCCGCACCCGGCTGTTGCCCCAGAACGCCTTGAAGCGGCTGTTGAACAGCACGATCCGCTGCTCGGCATCGAACAGCACGAAGGCGTCGGAAATGCTCTCGATGGCATCGATCAAATGCCGGTGCGCGGTTTCAGCCCGCAGGCGCGCTTCGCTGAGCAAGTGATTGCCCGACTTGAGTTCGGCCATGGCCTGGTTCAGGGCGTCGGTGCGCTCACGCACCTGTTCGGCCAGCACCACCGAATGCTGGAACGCCGCGTAGGGGTCGTTGCCTCGGGTGATACCGGACTCGATCCGTTCGATCAGCGCACTGTTGATCCGCTGCAACTTGTGGTTGTCATGCTGCAGGCTGGCGATTTGCGCCTGCAGCTCAGCGACGTCCAGGGGACCGGTCTCGGGCAATGGCAACCCCGGTGAAGGTCTGGTTGATGTGCATGCCATTGAACTGTTCTCCGTAGGTGTTGAAACCCATCACCCGCTGGTCACGCAAAAAGCCGCCGATCTGCTCCAGGTTTCCGCCGTCTTCCAGCTCCAGGCGCCTGAGAAAACAATCGCAGCCAATGGTCAGCAACAGCTCGCCGAGACGTTCCTGCAAGCCTTCGAACAGGTGTTGCAGATTGGGCAGCATCGGCCCCGGGGTCATGACCGTGAGAACGATGCCGTTTTCCACCGCGCAGTAGAAACTCAGGCTCAGGTCCGGATGAACCTGCTGGATCGCCCGCACGTAATACTGATCGTTGATCCGCACCGCCAGCGGGTGCGCGGCGAAGATCCGGTGATCGAGTTCGGCCACCGGGACGCCAATGTGCCGGGCGTACTCCTCGGCGGCAGGTTCGGCATTGAGCTCGAACACCCGGCGCGAGGCGCTGTCAGCCCCGGTGACCACCAGTTTCTCCGCCCGGGGCAGGATGTGGTGAGTGGTAAAGACCTCGAAGTCGAGCCAGGTATTGACCAGCACCACCACCGCCGCACCGCTGTGAAACTCGCCATTGAAATAGACGTGGGTGTGGGTCAGGTAGTTGTCATCACCGGCCGAGCCACCGAAATGCGGGATGTCGCCCAAGGCCGCGCTCAAGGCGGCGAGGACCATTTCTTCGCGGCTGGACAGGCCATCGAGCAAGGTCAGGGCAAAGCTGTTGCCCTTGATCGGCGCCAGGGTATTGCTGCGGCAGCCACTGACCAGGCGTTCGACCATCTGCTGGGCGTCGATCAGGCTGAAACGCTCCATCTCGCAGATCAGTTCGGCGTCGATCGAGAAATGTCGATGATCGAAGCCCACCGCGGTCACGCAGTTGCGAC
Encoded here:
- a CDS encoding ABC transporter ATP-binding protein, encoding MNALDVSDLSFAYGAREALRQVSFSLAPGRFAALLGPNGAGKSTLIALLTRLYEVQRGDIRVGGCSLRDAPRPALKQLGVVFQQSTLDLDLSVEQNLRYHAALHGMSRRQTGLRVDAELARQTLTERRRERVRELNGGHRRRVEIARALLHEPRLLLLDEASVGLDPASRLALNQHIRSLCREQHLSVLWTTHLLDEVHASDDLLILHQGRLVASGQADALSLEHGGDLGSAFARLTTTGVAP
- the nosP gene encoding nitric oxide-sensing protein NosP, which encodes MQQVQSEGVVSAMSQATDAGQVAQELARQLLHPHLGFVLFFCSAEYDLQALGQALEQSFGGIRLVGCTSAGEITPLGYGRNCVTAVGFDHRHFSIDAELICEMERFSLIDAQQMVERLVSGCRSNTLAPIKGNSFALTLLDGLSSREEMVLAALSAALGDIPHFGGSAGDDNYLTHTHVYFNGEFHSGAAVVVLVNTWLDFEVFTTHHILPRAEKLVVTGADSASRRVFELNAEPAAEEYARHIGVPVAELDHRIFAAHPLAVRINDQYYVRAIQQVHPDLSLSFYCAVENGIVLTVMTPGPMLPNLQHLFEGLQERLGELLLTIGCDCFLRRLELEDGGNLEQIGGFLRDQRVMGFNTYGEQFNGMHINQTFTGVAIARDRSPGRR
- the nahK gene encoding hybrid sensor histidine kinase/response regulator NahK/ErcS'; translation: MPETGPLDVAELQAQIASLQHDNHKLQRINSALIERIESGITRGNDPYAAFQHSVVLAEQVRERTDALNQAMAELKSGNHLLSEARLRAETAHRHLIDAIESISDAFVLFDAEQRIVLFNSRFKAFWGNSRVRINAGMRLAEVKRLMSVTGLFTEEPRGHADENLLYRLQDGRWLQVSERPTQEGGRVILFTDITDVKLSETVRREQAVAQKSHLLQRAVDNLSQGVAMVNAEGILELWNRRFLELSGLAPVAAHRPFTEVIADSELNLLTPASRDGNGRPVQECEQRLYDGRVLEIRTHPLPTGGFVNTFTDITERYQHAEALSESERWIRLITDHVPALIAYLNADLVYEFTNKVYEEWYCWPRGVMLGQSLREVHSEQHYQRLEAYVARALAGESVTFEFAEININNQERYMLRSYVPNRLASGEVVGIFVLIRDITERRRTAEALHQAYQNLELRVRERTAELTTLNDQLLREIDERRRVESRLREAKLEAEQANLSKTKFLAAVSHDLLQPLNAARLFTSALLERREPVANAVLVRNVSNSLEDVENLLGTLVDISKLDAGVIKADIAPFALSELLENLAAEYTQVARSEGLELHFIGCSALVRSDIQLLARILRNLLSNAIRYTYSGRVVLGCRRHHQRLSIQVWDSGMGIAENRLEEIFQEFKRGDVQRPDQDRGLGLGLAIVEKIAGILGHRIHVRSWPGKGSMFSVEVPLSATAPKALPSLLMSEPMLERLRGARVWVLDNDAAICAGMRTLLEGWGCLVVTALSEQDLARQVDNYHAEADLLIADYHLDDDKNGVDAVARINVRRGSAIPAMMITANYSNELKQQIRELGHTLMHKPVRPMKLKTAMSHLLGRP
- a CDS encoding ABC transporter permease, whose product is MNAYWQCFSGIVLREWLRFVLQRTRFLSALVRPLLWLLVFAAGFRAALGIAIIAPYDTYIPYEVYIVPGLACMILLFNGMQGSLSMVYDREMGSMRVLLTSPLPRTFLLCSKLLATALISLLQVYAFLAIAWVYGVQPPAMGLLMALPALLLVALMLSALGLLLSNAIRQLENFAGVMNFVIFPLFFLSSALYPLWKMRDSSEWLYWLCALNPFSHAVELVRFALYERFNPLALAVCVGLTLVFALLAVLTFNPQHAALRKST
- a CDS encoding PQQ-dependent catabolism-associated CXXCW motif protein; its protein translation is MPRARPCLLRPSLAALSLSLLLGVAQADTPLFSADGYRIGLYRSPTPNQLQGGAIIDTPALQTLLSQTPRPLLIDVYRRQWLHGRFIEDQPHENLPGSHWLANTGDGDLPPAWQDYFARNLNTLTAGDLARPLVFYCRSDCWLSWNAVKRAAAMGYKTLYWYRDGLDAWQAANLPVTPAQPEPFP
- a CDS encoding YVTN family beta-propeller repeat protein: MRRTLLCRSLLTGALLLAAGHAGATTAWVSNEKDNSLSLIDLQTLQVTDTLAVGQRPRGLLLSHDNKLLYICASDSDRVQVMDVATRKIIKELPSGKDPEQFALHPNNRWLYVSNEDDALVTVIDTETSKVLSQISVGVEPEGMAVSPDGKWAVNTSETTNMLHWIDTATQTLADSTLVDQRPRFVEFTPDGSRLWASAEIGGTVTILDVASRQVLKTLTFQIKGVHPDKVQPVGIKLSADGKYGFVALGPANHVAVIDAKTFEILDYLLVGRRVWQMAFTPDQKQLLATNGVSGDVSVIDIDSLKVVKSVKVGRYPWGVVVTP
- a CDS encoding HAMP domain-containing sensor histidine kinase, whose protein sequence is MSALWRINLWVCGFFALVTLACMGLLVHQALADVERELQSAEAVVEYLSETAERNPASLQPRLTGSLRHVRVSWLEPGEVARLPVRDGLDAWLGRLLFAQTPHSARVLDLQDGRRVQIAVDPRDEIDEVWDSLQQLLSLCGLALLLSLLTIRWAVRRGMGLLDDLLRALQQVSGGQLNVRLRTEGMPEARQLALHFNHMTQALEQARGDNTRLTRTLLAVQEQERTHLAQTLHDDLGQYLAGIRAQACLLRLVADQPVAVERTARELEHNCEHLQHGFRALVHDLYPVVLQHLPLAEAFGLLVEQWQDRQGIDCQLRVSPHLPPLSGPDKTHLYRLLQEALTNVARHAGASAVRVRLHYRGGHLRLLIRDNGRGAQQPQRPGVGLYSMFERARSLGGELRIISHPGAGWALALSMPLEAS
- a CDS encoding response regulator transcription factor, with amino-acid sequence MYKILIADDHPLFREAIHNVVSDGFPGSEVMETADLDSALALTLEHDDLDLILLDLNMPGMHGLNGLINLRNEAPTIPVVIVSAEQDKQIVLQAITYGAVGFITKSSPRAQMTEAIQQILNGNVYLPPDIIRTQKSGTHRRMNDNPSFPPELLQALTRKQLLVLERMTKGESNKQIAYTLEIAETTVKAHVSAILRKLNVHNRVQAILSAGDIDFGSYLRR
- a CDS encoding ABC transporter substrate-binding protein, which produces MRQLAPYALIYLLAIACAAGLATQSQAADPPLQVQIGYLGYRPDPGPLLSNVIPEPVDAGLRGAELAITDSNSTGRFLNHSYRLSSASADSPEALLDEAKAQHEQGLRLFVVNAPAASLRQLSAALPDSLLFNAGSPDDSLRTTDCLPNVLHSLPSRAMLADALAQFLVVRKWQRALLIVGPTPDDQAYAAALRRAAKRFGLKLVAEKAWSFDNDQRRSAQADMPLFTQTAEYDVVLVADERGDFGEYVPYQTWYPRPVAGTQGLTPVGWHKTVETYGAAQLQKRFEALAGRWMNDRDFAAWIAVRSIASAVSKLRQVDPVAIRTLETGDQLPLDGFKGRKLSYRPWNGQLRQPIPIVQPRALVSTSPQDGFLHPFNEMDSLGYDKPEVSCRFP
- a CDS encoding response regulator; this translates as MNILLVDDHAVVRQGYASLLRALLPAMEVREAATGEEALARVQEAVPNLVIMDFGLPGISGLETTRRLRQRLPQLRVLFFSMHDELPLVRQALDAGASGYLTKSSAPQVLIEAVRRILAGHAYIEQPLATQLACHPQQDASDPRLQSMTQRELEIFVMLAKGTPARVIAEQLSISSKTVSNHLTLLKSKLQVSSHAELVHLGIDMGVVRVAN